A region from the Candidatus Angelobacter sp. genome encodes:
- a CDS encoding aldolase, whose amino-acid sequence MKTYRLNRLFNARSNRCFDVAIDHGFFNERGFLQGIENLEQAVKTVVGAAPDAIQLTIGQAHYLQSLPGREKPALVLRTDVANVYGTELPRALFSRMIEQPVEQALRLDAACVVVNLFRIPEQPEVTDQCIQNILRIKPGCDSFAVPLMIEPLVFQPNQKAGGYMVDGDLDKILPLVRQAVELGADIIKADPTDDVNVYHQVVEIAGRIPVLVRGGGKAPDQEILERTETLIKQGAAGIVYGRNIIQHRDPAGMTRALMAIVHESTTAKEAAKLIMG is encoded by the coding sequence ATGAAGACCTACCGCCTTAATCGGCTTTTTAATGCCAGATCCAACCGTTGCTTCGACGTGGCCATTGACCACGGCTTCTTCAATGAACGCGGTTTTCTGCAAGGAATCGAAAACCTGGAGCAGGCCGTCAAGACGGTCGTTGGCGCCGCGCCGGACGCGATCCAGCTCACTATTGGCCAGGCGCACTATCTTCAATCATTGCCCGGCAGGGAAAAACCCGCGCTCGTGTTGCGCACCGATGTCGCCAACGTCTATGGCACGGAACTGCCGCGCGCGCTGTTCAGCCGCATGATCGAGCAGCCGGTCGAGCAGGCGTTGCGACTCGATGCCGCCTGCGTGGTCGTGAATTTGTTCCGCATTCCGGAACAGCCGGAGGTCACCGATCAGTGCATTCAGAACATTTTGCGCATCAAACCCGGGTGCGACAGCTTTGCCGTGCCGCTGATGATCGAGCCGCTCGTGTTTCAGCCGAACCAGAAGGCCGGCGGCTACATGGTGGACGGCGACCTCGACAAAATCCTGCCGCTGGTCCGGCAGGCGGTCGAACTCGGCGCGGACATCATCAAGGCCGATCCCACCGATGACGTGAACGTCTATCACCAGGTTGTCGAGATAGCCGGACGCATTCCCGTGCTCGTCCGCGGCGGCGGCAAAGCGCCGGACCAGGAAATCCTCGAACGCACCGAGACGCTCATCAAGCAGGGCGCGGCCGGGATCGTCTATGGCCGCAACATCATCCAGCACCGTGACCCGGCTGGCATGACGCGTGCGCTCATGGCCATCGTGCATGAAAGCACGACCGCGAAAGAGGCGGCGAAGCTGATCATGGGTTGA
- the pyrE gene encoding orotate phosphoribosyltransferase — MTSDDALHIFRRTGALLEGHFILRSGSHSRQFFQCALALQQMPVVEELGGALAAKVSSLGATTVISPAMGGLVIGQEVARRLRARFIFVEKEEGKLVLRRGFKILPGERILVVEDVVTKGGRVQETLDIVRVNGGQTAGVAMIVDRSNGTVNFGVPTFSLIALTVETFEPDKLPPDLAGTPAVKPGSK; from the coding sequence ATGACCAGCGACGATGCGCTGCATATATTCCGGCGGACAGGAGCGTTGCTCGAAGGCCATTTCATCCTGCGCAGCGGGTCGCACAGCCGGCAATTCTTCCAATGCGCACTCGCCCTTCAGCAAATGCCCGTTGTGGAAGAACTGGGGGGGGCGCTCGCCGCCAAGGTTTCTTCGCTTGGCGCCACGACTGTCATTTCACCGGCTATGGGGGGATTGGTCATCGGGCAGGAGGTGGCGCGACGGCTTCGCGCGCGGTTTATCTTCGTCGAGAAGGAGGAAGGCAAACTCGTGTTGCGCCGGGGTTTCAAGATTCTGCCGGGCGAGAGAATTCTGGTGGTCGAGGACGTCGTCACCAAGGGCGGTCGGGTGCAGGAAACCCTCGACATTGTGCGCGTCAACGGCGGGCAGACGGCTGGCGTGGCGATGATAGTGGACCGCTCGAATGGCACGGTGAATTTCGGCGTGCCAACGTTCAGCCTGATCGCGTTGACCGTGGAAACGTTCGAGCCGGACAAATTGCCGCCGGACCTGGCCGGAACCCCAGCGGTAAAACCGGGAAGCAAATGA
- a CDS encoding DNA translocase FtsK, with amino-acid sequence FCFGLSYLFQLMAYFHRRWLWAAILLLCCMRLLDLNKPVAFLAHWQRNYNAASAGGWIGLMMNKYLFGHFGLVGASIIFATLYLISLLFLTNFQLGEWLRGLLVRGPDGITKEEKDLSAEEKALERRARELERQAKKLQEQVVKAGLGPDLQPVPEPTVRDLSVPQPKAPFRSSARPAKARTTEAETATAPGVEGEVISAKEIAAATTADILPKTKDKSKDAKSDEKIPDPAKDRDVASEKDKTVVVDEKTAVESPPVVHLTPEASSKPKAQPKKNKPIAVASTPLIGNYQLPSFDLLNYPDPTVRPTESKEDLMASARLIQQTLAQFDIEVALGDITKGPTITRYELHPAPGVKLEKITALNNNIAAALKAERIHILAPVPGKSSVGVEVPNAVKTKVIIRDLLESEEWRNSRTRLPLALGKDVYGHPIVADLTEMPHLLIAGSTGSGKSVCINAIITSLLYRFSPDQLRFVMIDPKVVELQQYNALPHLVVPVVNDPKKVILALRWVVNEMEKRYQIFAKVGVRNIKSFNERPKDKPLPKTEPELPLKAKKEKIEAGADGFAVEVDEEIVVPRDDDIVIPEKLSYIVVIIDELADLMLVAPADVEMAIARITQMARAAGIHCIVATQRPSVDVITGVIKANIPARIAFQVAAKVDSRTILDAMGADKLLGKGDMLYLPPGSAKLVRAQGALITDHEINGIVEFIAKQGKPSYEMEIHRQLSRPSAAFGVEEGASDEDEDLIQQCIEVIRSEQKASVSLLQRRLRLGYTRAARIMDELENRGIVGPSKGAEPRDILIDLDGTGADGQGQ; translated from the coding sequence TTTTGTTTCGGGCTCAGTTATCTGTTCCAGCTCATGGCCTACTTCCACCGCCGCTGGCTCTGGGCGGCCATCCTCCTACTGTGCTGCATGAGACTGCTCGACCTGAACAAACCGGTGGCCTTCCTCGCGCACTGGCAGCGGAATTACAACGCCGCGTCGGCCGGCGGCTGGATCGGCCTGATGATGAACAAATATCTGTTTGGCCATTTCGGCCTCGTCGGCGCGTCCATCATCTTCGCCACCCTTTATTTGATCAGTCTTCTGTTCCTCACCAATTTCCAGCTCGGCGAGTGGCTGCGCGGACTGCTGGTCCGGGGGCCGGACGGAATAACCAAAGAGGAAAAGGACCTCTCCGCGGAAGAAAAGGCGCTGGAACGCCGCGCGCGCGAACTCGAGCGTCAGGCGAAAAAACTCCAGGAACAGGTCGTCAAGGCCGGCCTCGGCCCTGATCTGCAGCCCGTTCCCGAACCCACCGTGCGCGACCTCAGCGTGCCCCAACCCAAGGCTCCCTTCCGTTCCAGCGCCCGCCCCGCCAAAGCCAGGACCACCGAAGCCGAAACCGCCACCGCGCCCGGCGTTGAAGGAGAGGTCATCTCTGCAAAGGAAATCGCCGCTGCCACCACCGCCGACATCCTCCCCAAAACGAAGGACAAATCAAAAGATGCGAAGTCGGACGAGAAGATTCCTGACCCGGCGAAAGACAGGGACGTCGCTTCCGAAAAGGACAAGACCGTGGTCGTTGACGAAAAAACGGCCGTTGAGTCTCCGCCTGTCGTCCATCTGACGCCGGAGGCCTCTTCCAAACCGAAGGCCCAGCCGAAAAAAAACAAACCGATCGCCGTCGCCTCCACGCCGCTGATTGGCAATTACCAGTTGCCCTCCTTCGATTTGCTCAATTACCCCGACCCCACCGTCCGGCCCACCGAATCCAAGGAGGACCTGATGGCCAGCGCGCGGCTCATTCAACAGACCCTCGCGCAGTTCGACATCGAAGTCGCGCTCGGCGACATCACCAAGGGACCGACCATCACCCGCTACGAGCTGCATCCCGCGCCCGGCGTGAAGCTCGAAAAAATCACCGCCCTCAACAATAACATCGCCGCCGCGCTCAAGGCCGAGCGCATCCACATCCTCGCCCCCGTTCCCGGCAAAAGCTCCGTCGGCGTCGAGGTCCCGAACGCCGTCAAGACCAAGGTTATCATCCGCGACCTCCTCGAATCCGAGGAATGGCGCAACTCGCGCACACGCCTCCCGCTCGCACTCGGCAAGGACGTTTACGGTCACCCGATTGTCGCCGACCTCACCGAGATGCCGCACCTGCTCATCGCCGGCAGCACCGGCTCCGGCAAATCCGTCTGCATCAACGCCATCATCACCTCGCTCCTCTATCGCTTCTCGCCCGACCAGCTCCGCTTCGTCATGATCGATCCCAAGGTCGTCGAACTCCAGCAATACAACGCCCTGCCCCACCTCGTCGTCCCCGTGGTCAATGACCCCAAGAAGGTCATCCTCGCCCTCCGCTGGGTCGTCAACGAAATGGAAAAACGCTACCAGATCTTCGCCAAAGTCGGCGTCCGTAACATCAAATCATTCAACGAACGACCCAAGGACAAGCCATTGCCGAAGACCGAACCCGAACTGCCGCTCAAGGCGAAAAAGGAAAAAATCGAGGCCGGCGCCGACGGTTTCGCCGTCGAGGTGGACGAGGAAATCGTCGTGCCGCGCGACGACGACATCGTCATCCCCGAAAAACTCAGCTACATCGTCGTCATCATAGATGAACTGGCGGACCTCATGCTCGTCGCGCCCGCCGACGTGGAAATGGCGATCGCCCGCATCACCCAGATGGCCCGCGCCGCCGGCATCCATTGCATCGTCGCCACCCAGCGCCCCAGCGTGGACGTCATCACCGGCGTCATCAAGGCCAACATCCCCGCGCGCATCGCCTTTCAGGTCGCCGCCAAGGTGGACTCGCGCACGATTCTCGACGCCATGGGCGCCGACAAACTTCTTGGCAAGGGCGACATGCTCTACCTGCCGCCCGGCTCCGCCAAACTCGTCCGCGCCCAGGGCGCCCTCATCACCGACCATGAAATCAACGGCATCGTTGAATTCATCGCCAAACAGGGCAAACCCAGTTACGAAATGGAGATCCACCGGCAACTCTCCAGACCCTCCGCCGCGTTTGGCGTCGAGGAAGGCGCCAGCGACGAGGACGAAGACCTGATTCAACAGTGCATTGAAGTCATCCGCAGCGAACAAAAGGCCAGCGTGTCACTGCTCCAACGACGGTTGCGCCTCGGCTACACGCGTGCCGCGCGCATCATGGACGAACTCGAGAATCGCGGCATCGTCGGCCCCAGCAAAGGCGCCGAACCGCGCGACATCCTTATTGACCTCGACGGCACCGGTGCCGACGGGCAGGGCCAATAA